The sequence TTCAGCTGGGAGTTGCCGCCGGAGACGCGCAAGGTCATCCGCGACCTGGCCGCCGATCTGCGCGAGACCGTGAACCTGTACATGGTCCGCGGCGTCCACCGGGTGGTGGTCGCGCAGCAGGAGAGCCCCGAGCCGCTGCGGCATGTCGTGCACGTCGGCGACGAGTTGCCGCTGTGGATGGGCGCGGCGTCGAAGATTCTGCTGCAAAGCGCCTCCGAGGATCAGTTGGCCAGAGTCGCCGCCACCTCGCCGTACGGCCCGAGCCATGTCAGGCGGTTGACGGAGTGGATCGACGAGGCCGCGCACACCGGCTGGGCCGTCAGTCACGGCGAGCGTGACCAGGGACTGTCCGCGGTGGCGGTGCCGATCCGCGGCAGATCGGGTTCGGTGGTCGCCGCGCTGTCGCTGAGCGGCCCGTCCGTGAGGTTCACCGACGAAGCGGTGACGCGCTTCGCCGGCGAACTCACCCGGGCCGCCCAGCACGTCTCAGAGCGCGGGTTCGACCACCCCTTCGCGGCAGCGACGTAAGGAAGGAGCACGCCAAGTGCAGCCCCGACCGTTGAGTGGCATCAGCGTCCTCGACCTGACGAATGTACTATCCGGTCCGTACTGTAGCTATCAGCTCGCCCTTTTGGGTGCGGAAGTACTCAAGATCGAGAATCCGGGGCAGGGTGACCTGGCCCGGCGGCTGGGCGCGGACCCTGCCTTGAACCGGCAAGGGATCGGCGCGTCGTTCCTGGCCCAGAACGCGGGCAAGAAGTCCGTGGAACTCAACCTCAAGGAACCCGGCGACCGCGCACGCTTCGAGGACCTGGTCCGCGGGGCCGACGTGCTGGTCGAGAACTTCCGGGCCGGCGTGATGGGGCGCCTGGGGTACGGCTGGGAGCGCTTGCGGGTGCTGAACCCCAGCCTGGTCTACTGCGCGATCTCCGGGTTCGGGCAGAGCGGACCGATGAGCGACGCTCCCGCCTATGACCAGGTCATCCAGGGGCTGTCGGGGATGATGAGCATCACCGGCACCCCCGACACGGCTCCCCTGCGGGTGGGCTTTCCGGTCGCCGACACGCTCGGCGGCCTGATGGGGGCGATGTCCATCTGCGCGGCCCTGGCCTCCCGGGCCGGCGGCGGCGCGGGCCGGTTCATCGACGTCTCCATGCTGGAGGCGTCGGTGTCCGCGATGGGCTGGCCGGTCTCCAACTACCTGGTGTGCGGTGTGGAGCCGGAGCCGATGGGCGACCAGAACGCCACCGCCGCGCCGTCGGGGACGTTCACCGCCGCGGACGGCCCGCTGAACATCGCCGCCAACCAGCAGCGGCAGTACGAGAACCTGTGCCGGGCGATCGACCGGGTGGACCTGGTCACCGACTTCAGGTTCGCCGACCGCGAGTCACGCAAGGTCCACCGCGAAGAGCTCAACGCCGAGATCAACGTCGCCCTCAAACGCAAGGACTGCCTGTACTGGGAGCGCGAGTTGGGCGCCGTCGGTGTTCCCGCGGCCCGGATCACCACGGTCGCCCAGACGTTGGCCCTGGAGCAGCTGGTCGACCGCGGGTTCGTCTCCGAAGTCCCGTTCCCCGACGGGTCGCAGCGCTCGGTGCGGGTGTGCGGCACCGGCGTCCAGTTCGACGGTGAAGCCCTCCGCCCGCTCAGTCCGGCTCCGCTGCTGGGTGAGCACAACGACCAGTTGGCCGAGCTCACGGAAAGGTGGTTGCGCTCATGACCGCGACGGCAGTGGAGCAGGGGGACCGCAAGGCGGCCGACTGGTGGGCCACTTCGGTGATCCGGATGGCGCCGGGTGTGGTGGAACTGCGCGGACGCCCGGTGCAGGACCTCATCGGCTCGTCCTCCTTCCCCGCGCTGATCTGGATGATGCTGTTGGGTACCGAGCCCACCGCGGGTCAGGCCCGTCTGCTGGAGGCGGCGCTGGTCGCCGGAGTCGACCACGGTCCGCAGGCGCCCTCGGTGGCCATCGCCCGCATGGCCGCCACCTGCGGTGTCGGCCTCAACAGCGCGATGGCCAGCGGCATCAACGTGCTCGGCGACTCACATGGCGGCGCCGGCCAGCAGTGCGTGGAACTGCTCCACGAGGTCGTCGCCCTCACCTCGCAGGGTGAGTCCCCCGAGGCGGCCGCGGCCGCTGTGGTGGCCCGGTGGCGCGAGCACACGCGGTACCTGCCCGGGTTCGGGCATCGCTTCCACCCCGTCGATCCCCGCCGTGCGCCTCTGCTCTCGCTCGTCGACACGGCAGTGGCCGCAGGAGAGGTCGAAGGGCTGCACGCGACCGCGGCCCTTGCCGTCGAGGCGGAGATCAACCGGGGCCGGGCCCGGCCGATCCCCATGAACATCGACGGCGCCACCGCCGTCATCTACGCCGAACTCGGCTTCCCGGCGCCTTTGGCCCGGGGCCTCTTCGTGCTCAGTCGCAGCGTGGGCATCCTCGCCCACGCCTGGGAGGAGAGCCAGTCCGGGCTGCGGAACAAGGGGCCCATCCCCCGTGACGTGCTGCCCACCCATCTCGGCCAGGACGGCTGACCGTTCCGTCCCCCCTGCATGACCGCCGGCCGGGCGCGCACCCTCAGCGCCCGGTCGGGTTCCGGGCTGCC comes from Streptomyces sp. NBC_00448 and encodes:
- a CDS encoding citryl-CoA lyase, giving the protein MTATAVEQGDRKAADWWATSVIRMAPGVVELRGRPVQDLIGSSSFPALIWMMLLGTEPTAGQARLLEAALVAGVDHGPQAPSVAIARMAATCGVGLNSAMASGINVLGDSHGGAGQQCVELLHEVVALTSQGESPEAAAAAVVARWREHTRYLPGFGHRFHPVDPRRAPLLSLVDTAVAAGEVEGLHATAALAVEAEINRGRARPIPMNIDGATAVIYAELGFPAPLARGLFVLSRSVGILAHAWEESQSGLRNKGPIPRDVLPTHLGQDG
- a CDS encoding CaiB/BaiF CoA transferase family protein, which translates into the protein MQPRPLSGISVLDLTNVLSGPYCSYQLALLGAEVLKIENPGQGDLARRLGADPALNRQGIGASFLAQNAGKKSVELNLKEPGDRARFEDLVRGADVLVENFRAGVMGRLGYGWERLRVLNPSLVYCAISGFGQSGPMSDAPAYDQVIQGLSGMMSITGTPDTAPLRVGFPVADTLGGLMGAMSICAALASRAGGGAGRFIDVSMLEASVSAMGWPVSNYLVCGVEPEPMGDQNATAAPSGTFTAADGPLNIAANQQRQYENLCRAIDRVDLVTDFRFADRESRKVHREELNAEINVALKRKDCLYWERELGAVGVPAARITTVAQTLALEQLVDRGFVSEVPFPDGSQRSVRVCGTGVQFDGEALRPLSPAPLLGEHNDQLAELTERWLRS
- a CDS encoding IclR family transcriptional regulator: MDRCADSEYGTDREGGRQAKGAEKLGAGDGSLTTEDTQGVRSVQRALDIMGLLTEERPSVTLREITDATGLPKTTVLRIVQTLEQNGMLWATDGGYMAGPGLWRWAHLARFSWELPPETRKVIRDLAADLRETVNLYMVRGVHRVVVAQQESPEPLRHVVHVGDELPLWMGAASKILLQSASEDQLARVAATSPYGPSHVRRLTEWIDEAAHTGWAVSHGERDQGLSAVAVPIRGRSGSVVAALSLSGPSVRFTDEAVTRFAGELTRAAQHVSERGFDHPFAAAT